A stretch of the Arachis stenosperma cultivar V10309 chromosome 6, arast.V10309.gnm1.PFL2, whole genome shotgun sequence genome encodes the following:
- the LOC130936421 gene encoding uncharacterized protein LOC130936421: MDGFSGAARGSPIRLGSLIRVAGNSGGGGGGGGGGGGSAAASFSSNEYKVALRYNHGDEINASKELENIKRRCERDNLFGAIVMVTVNKSPNLREIQHQIADKLGIRLDDDHEERKKTVWHCGASKKKEAAIISENAKKISETIHNQLQQMDVLFILSNLHESLDLEILGIPVGAGCKCIFTSESEAVLLNQMN; the protein is encoded by the coding sequence ATGGACGGTTTTTCAGGGGCAGCCCGAGGTTCGCCCATCAGGTTGGGAAGCCTAATCCGAGTCGCAGGCAATAGtggcggcggcggcggcggcggcggcggtGGTGGTGGTTCTGCTGCTGCTTCCTTCTCATCAAACGAGTACAAGGTTGCACTGCGTTACAATCACGGTGATGAAATCAATGCTTCTAAGGAGTTAGAGAACATTAAAAGGAGATGTGAGAGGGACAACTTGTTTGGTGCAATTGTGATGGTAACCGTCAACAAGAGCCCTAATTTGAGGGAAATTCAACATCAGATTGCTGACAAGTTAGGGATTCGCCTTGATGATGAtcatgaagaaagaaagaagacaGTTTGGCATTGCGGTGCCAGCAAGAAGAAAGAAGCTGCAATAATAAGCGAAAATGCTAAGAAAATATCTGAAACCATCCATAATCAACTGCAGCAGATGGACGTTCTCTTCATCCTCTCTAATCTTCATGAAAGCCTTGATTTGGAGATACTTGGAATCCCAGTCGGTGCTGGCTGCAAATGCATTTTCACGTCGGAGAGTGAAGCGGTACTGCTCAATCAGATGAATTGA
- the LOC130932805 gene encoding probable galacturonosyltransferase-like 1, protein MNSNPKKSQPTLSPLSLLILTLSLFLLLLPCTSSTNTNFQHQFKEAPQFYNSPNCPSIEDNNYICSDELVHVAMTLDKTYIRGSMAAILSVLQHSSCPQNIFFHFVSSTKSNSSSLLHTTLSKSFPYLKFKLYNFSDELVSGLISTSIRSALDCPLNYARSYLPTILPTCVKKIVYLDSDLVLVDEITKLASTPLNKDQVLAAPEYCNANFTAYFTPTFWSNPSLSLTFANRKACYFNTGVMVIDLEKWREGDYTRKIEEWMELQKRMRIYELGSLPPFLLVFAGKIGSVDHRWNQHGLGGDNFRGLCRDLHPGPVSLLHWSGKGKPWVRLDANRPCPLDALWAPYDLLITPFSLDS, encoded by the coding sequence ATGAACTCTAATCCCAAAAAATCACAACCAACATTATCACCACTCTCACTACTAATTCTCACCCTCTCCTTGTTCTTATTGTTGCTACCATGTACATCCTCAACAAACACcaatttccaacaccaattcAAAGAAGCACCTCAATTCTACAATTCCCCAAATTGCCCCTCCATTGAAGACAATAACTACATATGCTCTGATGAACTAGTTCATGTTGCAATGACACTAGACAAGACATACATACGAGGTTCCATGGCAGCAATCCTAAGTGTCCTTCAACACTCTTCATGTCCACAAAACATCTTCTTCCATTTTGTTTCTTCAACAAAATCCAACTCATCATCACTCTTACACACCACACTCTCAAAATCATTCCCATACCTCAAATTCAAACTCTACAATTTCAGCGACGAATTAGTCTCTGGCCTGATTTCAACGTCAATTCGCTCCGCCCTCGATTGCCCTCTAAACTACGCAAGATCCTACCTCCCAACCATTCTCCCAACATGCGTGAAAAAGATAGTCTACCTCGACTCCGACCTCGTACTAGTCGATGAAATTACGAAACTAGCCTCCACCCCATTAAACAAGGATCAAGTTCTTGCAGCACCGGAATACTGCAATGCAAACTTCACAGCTTACTTCACTCCCACGTTTTGGTCCAACCCTTCGCTTTCGCTAACGTTTGCGAATCGAAAAGCTTGTTACTTCAACACTGGGGTGATGGTGATTGATCTTGAGAAATGGCGGGAAGGAGATTACACAAGGAAGATAGAGGAATGGATGGAGCTTCAGAAGAGGATGAGAATCTACGAGCTTGGATCGTTGCCGCCATTTTTGCTGGTTTTCGCGGGGAAGATCGGAAGTGTGGACCATCGGTGGAACCAGCATGGGCTTGGTGGAGACAACTTTAGAGGTTTGTGTAGAGATCTTCATCCTGGGCCTGTGAGTTTGTTGCATTGGAGTGGGAAAGGGAAGCCATGGGTGAGGCTTGATGCTAATAGACCTTGTCCTTTGGATGCTCTTTGGGCACCTtatgatcttttgatcactccTTTTTCTTTGGATTCTTGA
- the LOC130935684 gene encoding serine carboxypeptidase-like 25, with translation MDEQHHKKIFVVLHQVVVILLVMVVPVGPSSCVKGGEEEDRILELPGQPKVSFQQFSAYVTVNKVAGRALFYCLTESSQNSLRKPLVIWLNGGSTCSTCDLLVEPVT, from the exons ATGGATGAACAACATCATAAAAAGATCTTTGTTGTTCTTCATCAAGTGGTGGTGATTTTGTTGGTGATGGTGGTGCCGGTGGGACCAAGTAGTTGTGTtaaaggaggagaagaagaagataggaTCTTGGAACTTCCTGGTCAACCAAAGGTGTCTTTTCAACAGTTTTCTGCCTATGTTACTGTCAACAAGGTTGCCGGTAGAGCACTCTTCTACTGCCTCACTGAATCTTCTCAAAACTCACTCAGAAAACCCCTTGTTATTTGGCTCAATGGAG GGTCAACCTGTTCAACGTGTGACCTACTAGTTGAACCAGTAACCTAG